The following are from one region of the Haloactinomyces albus genome:
- a CDS encoding NAD-dependent epimerase/dehydratase family protein, with amino-acid sequence MAPNVVLVTGVSRYVGGHLAARLAANPAVERIIGVDTVPPHRELLRRMGRTEFVRADIRNPLITKIIGNSKVDTVVHVSMSDHGSPGNRAVLKEMNVIGTMQLLAACQKSPLVRRMIVKSTSAVYGASPRDPAMFTEDMGPKDLPSSGYAKDAVEVEGYVRGFGRRRPDVDITTLRFANLIGPRVDTVLTRYFELPVVPTVLGYDARLQMLHAEDALEVLEKATVDNIPGVYNVGGDGVLMLSQAIRRAGRVSMPVPSSAVSPVSKFFRSARLVDFSPEQVRFLNFGRVVDTTKLREQFGFVPGWTTRQAFDDFVRGHGLHSMIDPDHVMAVERGIDDAIAKLR; translated from the coding sequence ATGGCGCCGAACGTCGTTCTGGTGACCGGCGTCAGCCGGTATGTGGGTGGGCATCTTGCTGCCCGCCTCGCGGCCAACCCGGCTGTCGAACGGATCATCGGAGTGGACACCGTTCCTCCGCACCGGGAGTTGCTCCGACGGATGGGCCGCACCGAGTTCGTCCGGGCGGACATTCGCAACCCGTTGATCACGAAGATCATCGGTAACTCCAAGGTGGACACGGTTGTGCACGTGTCCATGAGCGACCACGGCAGCCCGGGGAACCGAGCCGTGCTGAAGGAGATGAACGTCATCGGGACCATGCAGCTGCTGGCCGCGTGCCAGAAGTCGCCCCTGGTGCGCCGGATGATCGTGAAATCCACCAGTGCGGTGTACGGGGCGAGTCCGCGCGACCCGGCGATGTTCACCGAGGACATGGGCCCCAAGGACCTGCCGTCTTCCGGTTATGCGAAGGATGCGGTGGAAGTGGAGGGCTACGTTCGCGGTTTCGGTCGCAGGCGACCGGATGTGGACATCACGACACTGCGCTTTGCGAACCTCATCGGACCGCGGGTCGATACCGTACTCACCCGGTATTTCGAACTGCCCGTGGTTCCGACGGTGCTGGGATACGACGCCCGGCTGCAGATGCTGCACGCCGAGGATGCCCTGGAGGTGCTGGAGAAGGCCACCGTCGACAACATCCCCGGTGTGTACAACGTCGGCGGCGACGGCGTACTGATGCTGTCCCAGGCGATCCGCCGGGCGGGCAGGGTATCGATGCCCGTGCCGAGTTCGGCGGTTTCTCCGGTCAGCAAATTCTTCCGGAGCGCACGGCTGGTGGATTTTTCGCCGGAGCAGGTGCGGTTTTTGAACTTCGGTCGCGTGGTGGACACGACCAAATTGCGTGAACAGTTCGGTTTTGTTCCGGGGTGGACGACCCGCCAGGCTTTTGACGACTTCGTCCGGGGGCACGGTCTGCATTCGATGATCGATCCCGACCATGTCATGGCCGTGGAACGTGGCATCGATGATGCGATCGCGAAGCTGCGTTGA
- a CDS encoding lysophospholipid acyltransferase family protein, which translates to MADARVIPLHPENGSAARPADRGDSGRGSSVSHSRSSPDSGDESRDESASQDGPGSWDETVADALAFARRRVLGDYEVDEFGFDPELTDHLFLPSLRPFYEKWFRVEAMGLHNIPAESGALVVANHSGTLPWDALMTTVALRDHHSAARQLRMLGADLVFRMPVVGALARKTGQTLACNPDAERLLRGGELVGVWPEGFKGIGKPFRDRYKLQRFGRGGFVSAAIRTGVPIIPCSIVGAEEIYPKLADIKPVARLLGLPYFPVTPLFPHFGPLGTVPLPSKWYIEFGEPIETAPYQEGSENDPMLVFNLSDQVRETIQETLYRLLAQRRNVFLG; encoded by the coding sequence ATGGCGGACGCGAGAGTGATTCCGCTGCATCCGGAGAACGGGAGCGCGGCGCGGCCCGCCGACCGGGGCGACAGCGGGCGTGGCTCGTCGGTGTCGCATTCGCGGAGCTCGCCGGATTCCGGCGACGAGTCGCGCGACGAGTCGGCATCGCAGGACGGTCCGGGATCGTGGGATGAAACCGTTGCGGACGCATTGGCGTTCGCACGCCGCCGGGTGCTCGGTGACTACGAGGTCGACGAATTCGGGTTCGACCCCGAACTGACGGACCATCTTTTCCTGCCTTCCTTGCGGCCGTTCTACGAGAAGTGGTTCCGCGTGGAAGCGATGGGCCTGCACAATATTCCCGCCGAATCGGGTGCCCTGGTGGTCGCCAATCATTCGGGAACACTGCCGTGGGACGCGTTGATGACCACGGTCGCCCTGCGGGACCACCATTCCGCCGCACGGCAGTTGCGGATGCTGGGGGCCGACCTGGTGTTCCGGATGCCGGTCGTCGGTGCGCTGGCCCGCAAAACGGGACAGACACTGGCGTGCAATCCGGACGCCGAACGCCTGTTGCGCGGTGGCGAGCTCGTAGGAGTATGGCCGGAAGGGTTCAAGGGGATCGGGAAACCCTTTCGGGATCGTTACAAGCTGCAGAGGTTCGGCCGTGGCGGATTCGTCTCGGCGGCGATACGGACCGGTGTTCCGATCATTCCGTGCTCGATTGTCGGTGCGGAGGAAATCTATCCGAAGCTCGCCGACATCAAGCCCGTCGCACGGTTGCTGGGACTGCCTTACTTCCCGGTGACACCACTGTTCCCGCACTTCGGGCCGCTGGGCACGGTGCCGCTTCCCTCGAAGTGGTACATCGAATTCGGTGAGCCGATCGAAACCGCGCCGTACCAGGAAGGCTCGGAGAATGATCCGATGCTGGTGTTCAACCTGAGTGATCAGGTCCGGGAAACGATCCAGGAAACCCTGTATCGGTTGTTGGCCCAGCGCCGGAACGTGTTCCTCGGTTGA
- a CDS encoding HAD family hydrolase codes for MPLDSAKLAGHASAEAAVAAVPELDGSLTAPPDLTAAAFFDVDNTMMMGASLFHFARGLAARKFFKAGDLAGFAWQQIKFRIGGEENLEDVQASREQALSFVAGRDVADLVELSEEIYDELMADRIWAGTRALAQMHLDAGQRVWLVTATPVELAQIIARRLGLTGALGTVAESSHGLYTGRLVGEMLHGKAKAHAVRALATSEGLDLRRCTAYSDSSNDVPMLSAVGTAVAVNPDQRLRDVARSRGWEIRDFRTGRKAARIGMHSMLGAGAVAGAIAAGLAYRRRDYM; via the coding sequence ATCCCCCTCGACAGCGCCAAACTGGCGGGTCACGCGTCGGCCGAAGCCGCCGTCGCCGCGGTTCCGGAACTCGACGGCTCACTGACCGCCCCACCCGACCTCACCGCGGCCGCGTTCTTCGATGTCGACAACACGATGATGATGGGCGCCTCCCTCTTCCACTTCGCCCGAGGCCTGGCCGCACGAAAGTTCTTCAAGGCCGGGGATCTCGCGGGGTTCGCGTGGCAGCAGATCAAGTTCAGGATCGGCGGCGAGGAGAATCTGGAGGACGTGCAAGCCAGCCGCGAACAGGCGCTCTCCTTCGTCGCCGGGCGCGATGTCGCCGACCTGGTCGAACTCAGCGAGGAGATTTACGACGAACTCATGGCGGATCGCATCTGGGCGGGTACCCGGGCACTCGCCCAGATGCACCTCGACGCGGGTCAACGGGTTTGGCTCGTCACCGCCACCCCCGTCGAGCTGGCGCAGATCATCGCGCGTCGCCTCGGACTCACCGGCGCTCTGGGCACCGTGGCCGAAAGCTCGCACGGGCTCTACACCGGGCGCCTCGTCGGGGAGATGCTGCACGGCAAGGCCAAGGCTCATGCCGTGCGGGCGCTGGCCACGAGTGAGGGCCTGGATCTCCGGCGCTGCACCGCCTACTCCGACTCGTCCAATGATGTCCCGATGCTGTCCGCGGTGGGCACCGCTGTCGCCGTCAATCCCGACCAGCGCCTCCGCGATGTCGCCCGGTCACGGGGATGGGAAATCCGCGACTTCCGAACCGGGCGGAAGGCCGCACGGATCGGAATGCACTCGATGCTCGGTGCCGGAGCGGTCGCCGGGGCGATCGCCGCGGGATTGGCCTACCGTCGTCGCGACTACATGTAG
- a CDS encoding sigma-70 family RNA polymerase sigma factor, with translation MTAPDTLGPPPVRLSPRHTAARSSGHRPPATTPAVTRTAAQHHEPNIPADTWAHVRAAQGGDSSAFGQLYSQYAPLIYRYVLPRVGDPCLAEDITSETFLRALRRITSVSYQGRDVAAWFITIAKNLVLDHVKSSRNRLEVPTSELIDTSPTARSHELGPEQQVLAEAAHEELLNCVRQLNPDQRECIRLRFLRGLSVTETAEIMQRNEGAIKALQHRAIRRLAHILPHDMG, from the coding sequence ATGACCGCCCCCGACACCCTCGGCCCTCCCCCCGTACGGCTCAGTCCCCGGCACACCGCCGCTCGAAGCAGCGGACACCGTCCTCCGGCCACCACCCCCGCCGTGACCAGAACGGCTGCCCAGCACCACGAACCCAACATCCCCGCGGACACCTGGGCGCACGTCCGAGCCGCCCAGGGCGGTGACAGCAGCGCGTTCGGACAGCTCTACAGCCAGTACGCTCCGCTGATCTATCGCTACGTGCTGCCCCGGGTCGGTGATCCCTGCCTTGCCGAGGACATCACCAGCGAAACCTTCCTGCGTGCCCTCCGGCGAATCACCTCCGTCAGCTACCAGGGTCGCGATGTCGCCGCCTGGTTCATCACCATCGCCAAGAACCTCGTCCTCGACCACGTCAAATCCAGCCGGAACCGGCTCGAAGTCCCCACTTCCGAGCTCATCGACACCTCGCCCACCGCCCGCTCCCACGAGCTCGGCCCCGAACAGCAGGTCCTGGCCGAAGCCGCGCACGAGGAACTGCTGAACTGCGTCCGACAACTCAACCCGGATCAGCGCGAATGCATCCGACTCCGATTTCTCCGAGGTCTCTCCGTCACCGAGACCGCCGAGATCATGCAGCGCAACGAAGGGGCGATCAAAGCCCTCCAGCACCGTGCCATTCGCAGGCTCGCCCACATACTCCCCCACGACATGGGATGA
- a CDS encoding glutaredoxin family protein → MKPDHEVTLLVRADCHACDAAAADIRRICAELEVPWHAEDVDSDAELRAEYGDRVPVILIDGEEHGYWAVEEQRFRAALRR, encoded by the coding sequence ATGAAGCCCGACCACGAGGTGACGCTGCTGGTCCGCGCGGACTGCCATGCGTGTGATGCGGCGGCCGCGGACATCCGACGGATCTGTGCCGAGCTGGAGGTTCCCTGGCACGCCGAGGATGTCGACTCCGACGCCGAGTTGCGGGCGGAGTACGGGGACCGCGTTCCGGTGATCCTGATCGATGGCGAGGAGCACGGGTACTGGGCGGTGGAGGAACAGCGTTTCCGGGCGGCGCTGCGCCGGTGA
- a CDS encoding redox-sensing transcriptional repressor Rex — MTAHGEGMADDDAGATADVSSASRQSPGEADEPEVRERARVIPEAAVARLAVYLRVLSGLADRDVSTVSSEELAVAAGVNSAKLRKDLSYIGSYGTRGVGYEVAVLIGQIERTLGLTRKHSVAVVGIGNLGHALANYGGFPSRGFPVSALFDLDQDLMGVPVGGIPVDHIDDIVEVCTEREITIGAIATPAKGAQEVCDRLVEAGVTCILNFAPVVLQVPEEVEVRKVDLAVEMQILSFHVARRGQGGSGMPEPEVSKNEADGDDAATTAANHRMNTGVDPVDGMVVRP; from the coding sequence GTGACGGCCCATGGAGAGGGCATGGCCGACGACGATGCGGGAGCCACTGCGGACGTCTCGTCGGCGTCGCGGCAGTCGCCCGGGGAGGCCGACGAGCCCGAAGTCAGGGAGCGTGCCCGGGTGATTCCGGAAGCGGCCGTAGCGCGGCTTGCGGTGTACCTGCGGGTGTTGTCCGGTCTGGCCGACCGGGATGTGAGCACGGTCTCCAGCGAGGAACTGGCGGTTGCCGCGGGAGTGAACTCGGCCAAGCTCCGCAAGGACTTGTCCTACATCGGCTCGTACGGCACGCGCGGAGTCGGCTACGAGGTGGCGGTGCTGATCGGGCAGATCGAGCGCACGCTCGGGCTGACCCGCAAGCACAGCGTTGCCGTGGTGGGTATCGGCAACCTCGGTCACGCGCTCGCCAACTATGGGGGCTTCCCGAGCCGGGGCTTTCCCGTGTCGGCCCTGTTCGACCTCGACCAGGACTTGATGGGGGTGCCGGTGGGAGGCATCCCGGTCGATCACATCGACGACATCGTCGAGGTGTGCACCGAGCGCGAGATCACCATCGGAGCGATCGCCACTCCCGCGAAAGGCGCCCAGGAGGTGTGTGATCGTTTGGTGGAAGCCGGCGTGACATGCATCCTGAACTTCGCGCCCGTTGTTCTGCAGGTCCCGGAGGAGGTCGAAGTGCGCAAGGTCGACCTGGCCGTGGAGATGCAGATCCTGTCGTTCCACGTTGCCCGCCGTGGGCAGGGAGGGTCGGGGATGCCCGAGCCGGAGGTGTCCAAGAACGAAGCGGATGGTGACGATGCCGCGACAACGGCAGCGAACCACCGCATGAATACCGGGGTCGACCCGGTGGACGGGATGGTGGTTCGGCCGTGA
- a CDS encoding glutamyl-tRNA reductase, with protein sequence MNLLTIGLSHNSAPVRVLERVSVGADDVTKLLDELLHSENITEAFLVSTCNRVEIHAVAETFHGGLDDATAVLSRYSGFDVSELADHLYVYYAGAAVEHLFSVAAGLDSMVVGEAQILGQLRQAYGVADEAGTVGKTLHELAQQALRVGKRIHAETGIDSAGASVVSEALSDAESLLGSVAGRSALLVGAGSMGALAAAQLKRSGIGEMVIANRTAANGERLANSLREEGVEARTVSLSDLPSVLATADLVVTCTGAVGAVVTADVVSEALPARAEDPPLLFCDLGLPRDTAADVAELPGVTVVDLEALQQRLAEQNGISESDHATRIVTEEVRSYLAAQRSAEVTPTVTALRRRAAEVVDAELLRLDSRLPELDGEVREEFTRTVRRVVDKLLHAPTVRVKQLASVPGGSGYADALRELFELDPQTAAVIGTPAADDAQKSSQPTASVSQAQSPRTSAVLRDRPEQDGEDR encoded by the coding sequence GTGAACCTGCTCACCATCGGACTGTCACACAACAGCGCTCCGGTGCGGGTGCTGGAGCGTGTGTCGGTCGGTGCGGACGACGTCACCAAGCTCCTGGACGAGCTGCTGCACAGCGAGAACATCACCGAGGCGTTCCTGGTCTCGACCTGCAATCGGGTGGAGATCCATGCCGTTGCCGAGACCTTCCACGGCGGCCTGGACGATGCGACCGCCGTGCTCTCCCGGTACTCCGGTTTCGACGTTTCCGAGCTGGCCGACCACCTGTACGTCTACTACGCGGGCGCCGCGGTCGAGCACCTGTTCTCGGTGGCTGCGGGACTGGACTCGATGGTGGTCGGCGAGGCCCAGATCCTGGGACAGCTCCGGCAGGCCTACGGTGTCGCCGACGAGGCGGGCACCGTGGGAAAGACACTGCACGAACTGGCTCAGCAGGCCCTGCGGGTCGGCAAGCGCATCCACGCCGAGACCGGGATCGACTCCGCGGGAGCCTCGGTGGTCTCGGAAGCGCTCTCCGATGCCGAGTCGCTGCTCGGTAGCGTGGCAGGGCGCAGTGCGTTGCTGGTCGGCGCGGGCTCGATGGGGGCGCTGGCCGCGGCACAGCTCAAGCGTTCCGGCATCGGGGAGATGGTGATCGCGAACCGCACCGCCGCGAACGGTGAGCGGCTTGCGAACTCCTTGCGGGAAGAGGGAGTCGAGGCGCGGACCGTCTCACTGTCCGACCTGCCCTCCGTACTGGCCACCGCGGACCTGGTCGTGACCTGCACCGGCGCTGTCGGCGCGGTGGTGACGGCCGATGTGGTTTCCGAGGCACTGCCCGCTCGGGCGGAAGATCCCCCGCTGCTGTTCTGCGACCTCGGGCTTCCCCGGGACACCGCTGCGGATGTGGCCGAACTGCCCGGCGTGACCGTGGTGGACCTGGAAGCTCTTCAGCAGCGGCTGGCCGAGCAGAACGGCATCAGTGAGTCCGACCATGCGACACGGATCGTCACCGAGGAAGTGCGGTCCTACCTGGCCGCTCAGCGGTCCGCCGAAGTGACTCCGACGGTGACGGCGTTGCGGCGGCGTGCCGCCGAAGTGGTCGACGCCGAACTCCTGCGGCTGGACTCCCGGCTGCCCGAGCTGGATGGTGAGGTGCGCGAGGAGTTCACGCGCACCGTTCGCCGCGTGGTGGACAAGCTGCTGCACGCCCCGACGGTCCGGGTCAAACAACTCGCATCGGTACCGGGCGGCTCCGGCTACGCCGACGCTCTTCGTGAGCTATTCGAACTCGATCCGCAGACCGCCGCGGTCATCGGCACTCCGGCTGCCGACGATGCGCAGAAGTCGAGCCAGCCGACGGCGTCCGTTTCGCAGGCTCAGTCGCCCCGGACCTCCGCGGTGCTGCGTGATCGTCCGGAACAGGACGGTGAGGACCGTTGA
- the hemC gene encoding hydroxymethylbilane synthase, giving the protein MNKTLRIGTRGSALAMAQSSTVAEALERAGYATEMVRVSTPGDRSQAPITEIGVGVFTSALREALANGEVDVAVHSFKDLPTAPDPRLSLAAVPAREDPRDALVARDGLTLGELPPGSAVGTGSPRRASQLEALGFGLEVRGIRGNVDTRMRKVTDGEFDAVVLARAGLARVGRLEVITESLDPLQMLPAPAQGALAVECRVEDVDTEHLLQSVMDDSASRAAVAAERAMLAALEAGCSAPVGALAGVVEDLDEDGRVAQRLSMRGVVATDDNELLRASATGETTAAEQLGRDVADQLLDARAALLSGPGQ; this is encoded by the coding sequence TTGAACAAGACCCTTCGTATCGGCACCAGGGGCAGCGCCTTGGCAATGGCGCAGAGCTCCACGGTGGCCGAGGCATTGGAGCGCGCCGGCTACGCCACCGAGATGGTCCGGGTTTCCACGCCCGGTGACCGTTCTCAGGCACCGATCACCGAGATCGGTGTCGGTGTGTTCACATCCGCACTGCGGGAGGCTCTCGCCAACGGCGAGGTCGATGTCGCGGTGCACTCCTTCAAGGACCTGCCGACCGCGCCGGACCCCCGGCTGTCGCTGGCTGCCGTGCCCGCTCGGGAGGACCCGAGGGACGCACTGGTGGCCCGGGACGGTCTGACGCTCGGCGAATTGCCCCCGGGCTCCGCTGTGGGCACCGGTTCGCCGCGCCGCGCCAGCCAGCTCGAAGCTCTGGGCTTCGGTCTGGAAGTGCGCGGTATCCGTGGCAACGTGGACACCCGGATGCGCAAGGTGACGGACGGTGAATTCGACGCCGTCGTGCTCGCCCGCGCCGGGCTGGCCCGTGTGGGCCGGCTCGAGGTGATCACTGAATCGCTCGATCCACTGCAGATGCTGCCCGCGCCCGCTCAGGGTGCGCTGGCAGTGGAATGTCGCGTCGAGGACGTGGACACCGAGCACCTGCTGCAGTCCGTCATGGACGATTCGGCCAGCCGCGCCGCGGTGGCCGCCGAGCGCGCCATGCTGGCCGCGCTCGAGGCCGGCTGCAGTGCGCCTGTCGGTGCGCTGGCCGGAGTGGTGGAGGACCTCGACGAGGACGGTCGCGTGGCGCAGCGATTGTCCATGCGTGGGGTGGTGGCAACCGACGACAACGAGTTGCTGCGTGCCTCCGCCACTGGTGAGACGACCGCCGCTGAGCAACTGGGCCGTGATGTGGCCGACCAGTTGCTCGATGCCCGGGCCGCTTTGCTCAGCGGCCCCGGGCAGTAG
- a CDS encoding bifunctional uroporphyrinogen-III C-methyltransferase/uroporphyrinogen-III synthase, producing MTRARNTPGRVAFVGSGPGDTGLLTVRARHLLTHASLVVTDPDVPADVVGLADEGAEVRPAVGDPADVAGNLATEAKTGRPVVRLVAGDPLTADAVVREVRAVSETDVAFDVVPGVAAGTAVPTYAGVALGAVRTEVDVRGEVDWAAVAAVSGTVVLHATGTHLAEAASSLVEHGLAPQTPVAVTASGTTVSQRTIDTTLASLAADAGELQGPLVVTIGDAAGSRKGLSWWESRALYGWKVLVPRTKEQAGSMSERLWSHGAVSHEVPTISVEPPRSPAQMERAVKGLVDGRYQWIVFTSTNAVRAVWEKFHEFGLDARAFSGVKIACVGEATADKVRSFGITPELLPSGDQSSEGLLQDFPPHDDVLDPVARVLLPRADIATETLSAGLSERGWEVDDVTAYRTVRAAPPPAETREMIKSGGFDAVCFTSSSTVRNLVGIAGKPHARTLVACIGPNTAETAKEFGLRVDVRPEVAQVPALVDALAEHAARLRAEGALPPPKKAKRARRS from the coding sequence ATGACCCGAGCACGTAATACCCCCGGACGAGTTGCTTTCGTGGGATCCGGTCCCGGCGATACGGGACTGCTCACCGTTCGGGCCCGGCATCTGCTCACGCACGCTTCGCTCGTGGTGACCGATCCGGATGTTCCCGCCGACGTGGTCGGCCTGGCAGACGAGGGTGCCGAGGTGCGTCCTGCCGTGGGCGATCCGGCGGATGTGGCAGGCAACCTGGCCACCGAGGCGAAGACCGGGCGCCCTGTGGTGCGTCTCGTGGCGGGCGATCCGCTGACCGCCGATGCGGTGGTTCGCGAGGTTCGTGCCGTGTCCGAGACCGATGTGGCGTTCGACGTGGTTCCCGGCGTCGCGGCCGGTACCGCGGTACCCACGTATGCCGGTGTGGCGCTCGGCGCGGTACGCACCGAGGTCGATGTGCGTGGCGAGGTGGACTGGGCGGCAGTGGCCGCCGTTTCGGGGACGGTGGTGCTGCACGCGACGGGGACTCACCTGGCGGAGGCGGCATCATCGCTGGTGGAGCACGGCCTCGCGCCGCAGACACCGGTCGCGGTGACCGCCTCGGGGACGACGGTCTCCCAGCGCACGATCGATACCACGCTGGCTTCGCTGGCCGCCGATGCCGGGGAACTGCAGGGCCCCCTGGTGGTCACGATCGGGGACGCCGCGGGAAGCCGCAAGGGACTGTCCTGGTGGGAGTCCCGCGCGCTGTACGGCTGGAAGGTCCTGGTGCCGCGCACCAAGGAGCAGGCCGGATCGATGAGTGAGCGGCTGTGGTCGCACGGTGCCGTCTCGCACGAGGTCCCGACGATCTCGGTGGAACCGCCGCGCAGTCCGGCGCAGATGGAGCGCGCGGTCAAGGGCCTGGTGGACGGCCGTTACCAGTGGATCGTGTTCACCTCGACCAATGCCGTACGCGCGGTGTGGGAGAAGTTCCACGAGTTCGGTCTGGACGCGCGTGCCTTCTCCGGCGTCAAGATCGCGTGCGTGGGCGAGGCCACGGCCGACAAGGTGCGTTCGTTCGGCATCACGCCGGAACTGCTGCCCTCCGGTGACCAGTCGAGCGAGGGATTGCTGCAGGACTTCCCGCCGCACGACGACGTGCTGGATCCCGTGGCCCGGGTGCTGCTGCCGCGCGCCGACATCGCCACCGAGACCCTGTCCGCAGGCCTCTCCGAGCGTGGCTGGGAGGTCGACGACGTGACCGCGTACCGGACGGTGCGTGCCGCGCCGCCGCCCGCCGAGACCCGAGAGATGATCAAGAGTGGCGGGTTCGACGCGGTGTGCTTCACCTCGTCGTCGACGGTGCGCAATCTGGTCGGTATCGCCGGTAAGCCACACGCCCGCACTCTGGTGGCCTGCATCGGGCCGAACACGGCGGAGACGGCCAAGGAGTTCGGCCTGCGGGTCGATGTCCGGCCGGAGGTGGCCCAGGTTCCGGCGCTGGTGGATGCGCTGGCCGAGCACGCGGCCCGCCTGCGTGCCGAGGGTGCCTTGCCGCCGCCGAAGAAGGCCAAGCGCGCTCGGCGTTCCTGA
- the hemB gene encoding porphobilinogen synthase: MYPSHRPRRLRRNAAVRRLVGETTVEPRQLVLPMFVKEGAAEPTPIPSMPGVVQHSRNSLRKAAVDAVDAGVGGLMLFGVPERRDATGSGATDTDGILNVALRDVAAEVGDATVLMADTCLDEFTDHGHCGVLDEHGTVDNDRTLRLYGQMALAQATSGAHMVAPSGMMDGQVGVIRDSLDAAGFTDTSILAYSAKYASAFYGPFRDAVDSQLIGDRKTYQQDPSNGREALRETDLDLAEGADMVMVKPALSYLDVIREASEVADVPVAAYQVSGEYSMIEAAVGNGWLDRQRTVLESLTSIRRAGADIVLTYWAAEAARWLRQEQGTAERGT; this comes from the coding sequence ATGTACCCGTCGCATCGTCCGCGCAGGCTGCGCCGCAATGCTGCCGTGCGCCGGCTGGTCGGAGAGACGACCGTCGAACCCCGGCAGCTGGTGCTGCCGATGTTCGTCAAGGAAGGCGCTGCCGAGCCGACCCCGATTCCTTCGATGCCGGGAGTGGTCCAGCACAGCCGGAACTCGCTGCGCAAGGCCGCGGTCGATGCGGTCGATGCCGGTGTCGGTGGCCTGATGCTGTTCGGCGTTCCCGAGCGGCGGGACGCGACCGGTTCCGGTGCCACCGACACCGATGGCATCCTCAACGTCGCGTTGCGGGATGTTGCCGCCGAGGTCGGTGACGCCACGGTGTTGATGGCCGACACCTGCCTGGACGAGTTCACCGATCACGGCCACTGTGGGGTACTCGACGAGCACGGCACCGTCGACAACGACCGCACGCTGCGGTTGTATGGGCAGATGGCGCTGGCGCAGGCCACCTCGGGAGCTCACATGGTGGCGCCCAGCGGCATGATGGACGGGCAGGTCGGTGTGATCCGGGATTCGCTGGACGCGGCCGGCTTCACCGACACCTCGATCCTGGCCTACTCCGCCAAGTACGCCTCGGCCTTTTACGGTCCGTTCCGGGACGCGGTGGATTCCCAGCTCATCGGTGACCGCAAGACCTACCAGCAGGACCCGTCCAACGGCCGGGAGGCACTGCGGGAGACCGACCTGGATCTCGCCGAGGGCGCGGACATGGTGATGGTCAAGCCCGCTCTGTCGTACTTGGACGTCATCCGGGAGGCCTCCGAGGTCGCCGATGTGCCTGTTGCCGCCTACCAGGTTTCCGGCGAGTATTCGATGATCGAGGCGGCGGTGGGCAACGGCTGGCTGGATCGGCAGCGCACCGTCCTGGAGTCACTGACCTCGATCCGCCGTGCGGGGGCGGACATCGTCCTGACGTACTGGGCGGCCGAGGCCGCACGGTGGCTCCGGCAGGAGCAGGGTACGGCGGAACGCGGAACCTGA